GTAATCAGTgtgttcagattttatatttctttctgagTTAGTCTTGGAAGATTGCATGCTtccaggaatttattcatttattccaggttgtccaatttgttgtcCAATAACTGTAGCCTCCTatgatcctttatatttctagggtatcagttgtaacttctttttcatttctcattttgtttattggcCCTCTCCGTTTTTTCTTGAAGAGTCTATCTAaaagttcattaattttatttatctttcaaagaaccagcttttagttttattaattttttccatttttaagtctctattgcatttatttccactctgatctttattatttccttccttctactaaattttggctttgtttgttcttctttttctaattttccattaTCTAGTGTGACGTTAAGTCATTTATTTgagcctttttaaatttcttgatgTGGGCCTGTATCACTGTAAAcgtccctcttagaactgctttgcTGTATCCCATAGATGTCTAAACattgcatttacatttttatgtgtctcaagatattttttaactaCATCTTTGATTCCTTCCTTGACTTTTCCTTGACCCATTGGTAGCACATAGTTTAGTCTtcacatgtttgtgtttttttcatgtttcttcctgtaactgatttctagtttcataccagtGTGATCAGAAatatgcttgatatgattttattcttcttaaatctGTCAAttcttgttttgtggcctaacatatgctttattctggagaatgtctatgtgcacttgagaagaatgtgtattctgctatttttgGTATAGAATGCCCTGTAaacatctgttaagtccatctgttctaatatgtcatttaagaccattcttttcttattgattttctgttagGTGATCTATCCACTGATGTAAATAGGGTGGCAAAATTTCCTGTTATTTTTGTGTTACTTAAATGTCTTCCTTTGCATCCattagtatttgctttatataattTGGTGTTACtatgttgagtgaataaatatttacaagtgcTATATCTTCTTATTTAACAGATCCCTTTATCTTTATGCAAAGcacttctttgtttcttcctacAGAGTtcattttaaagtccattttgtctcatataagtattgctactccaggtttctttttgtttccatttacttaagatatcttttcccatccctaCATTTTTAGTCTGCAAGTGTCTTTAGATCTGAAACAATCTAAAGTGATCTAGTGGGCAGCATataaattgttcttattttttcttaatcgATTCAGCTATTCTTTGTCTTGACTGGAACTTAATGTCCTTCTTATCTTGCCTCTATGTtgccatttaataaatattctaaatatttttatatatatgtataagtacatacatatatgtgtgtatatgtgcatatgtatatatataaattctccTAATATTGTACGTAATCTCCcaacatttcacacacacacacacacacacacacacacacacagcaaagccCTCCATTGCATGGAGACAAGATCCCTATATCAATGTCATAGAAGATGTTTATCCTGAGTACAGCAACTGCAGAAATTTTATTATATCTGGAAAGTAGTGACTTGATGATGATCGCAAATAGTTGCCTCTAATGGGAGAATCCTTATTCACAAGGATCTCAAGTCTTGGTGATCTTTCCCTATTCACCATCTCCCTCCACGTACAAATGGTTCTATTGGACATTATGAGAAACTTGACATTAAACACTGTTCTTCTCAAAATAGGAAATTGTTGCAGATCCATCAATTATCATGGGCTCCAATTTCAAAACAGATAGAAAAACTCGCTTTATTATTCATGGATTCATAGACAAGGGAGAAGAAAACTGGCTGTCCAAAACATGCAAGGTGAGATATGATAATCAACTAAGGGAGGGTAAATATTGATGATTAGACTAATCATTAGCAGACTGATgattaagaatgaaaaagacagaGGCCTCAACCAATCAGACAGATGCCAGCTACTATGACATCAGATGATCACCTGACTCCTCTGGGCCTGGGGTTTCCAGGTGAGGTCCAGGAGGTGGtagaggggtgggaggggacctGGGACAGTCAGGGCAGCAAGGTTGCCAAGGATTTGATAGCCCTGTTTAGTAGCTATCTGAGAACTAATGCAGAGATATTTCAATTTTAGCAATGAATGTTGCCATACTGATGCTATATAGTTGTATTTTCAATAACTTGTAGTTTTTCTCAATAGGTTTTAATTTCCATGTGAAGAACTAAGATAACTCATTTTGCCCAAACTAATTGTTTTCGTTTGATTTTCACTTGCTACTCTTTCATCTCCTACGGAAGCAGTATTGAGGAAAACTCTGTGTATTTTCGTTGACGGCTTCTGTTGTTTCAACAGTAGTGATCCAATTTTCTTTAATATGCCTTTGGCTATGTGCCTCATTATAATGaagaattaaaagacagaaaatcaaataGAGCAATTTTTCCTAGCAACTGTTGTGCTTGAGGAACATTATCATTGATTCGTCTATTCATCAAGCTTCTGTGGCCAGCATGGTGCCCAGGTGCAGATATTTCTTTAGAGGACTAAAAATCTAAGACAAAAAGATCCTCCTAAACACTTTTAATTTCAGACCTATGAGTCAAGCCAACGACTGGGTTGAGTCAGCTCTAAAGACTATCTGCTGTTAGCCAAAATGAACAAGCTTTGCTTCACAAGTtcaaaaataatcagtaaaaccTTAACTtgtcttctaaaataatttaaagctgATAATTATTGGGAAGAGAGTAGTAATAGAGTTTTATACAACAGTGAAGGAAAAGGACTATGATGTTTAGCTCAAAGGGAATGTAACATTTTAGATAGGTGTATacaatttatttctgaaatctcaaaagcagatttatttttcttgcctgctTTGTCTTTGACAAAATGGTTGCTTTAGGATGGAGAAATAAGTGGATAAAACTagaatgttggggtgcctgggtggctcagtcagttgagcatccaacttttggtttccgctcaggtcatgatcttgcatctttgtgagtttgagccccacattgggctctgcgctgacagtgacactgcttgaaattctctctcttcctctctctctgcccctgccctgctcatgatctctctctctctctctctctctctcttttctctctctctctctctctctcgataaataagtaaacttaaaaaaactagaagATTAAAGGTTCTAGACTCTAGTTTGATTCTTTCTTTACCCAACCATGACATTAGCAAATCATTTTCACTCTGGATGTTTCTATCTATACAATAAAAGAATTGGGGATTATTTATAAGATTACTTTATTCTTCTGAAAGTCTTCTTGGAAGAAAGGTGGGGATATGTATAAACATGCACACACCGAAACAAACAAAATTACTGTCAGATTTAACATTCATGAAACTATCATTGACCCCCCCATCAAACAAGGCTTCTAGTAGATATCTCCTAGGTTATGCTTTTATGTGAAATAACTCTTCAGTGATGTTGTATACAATAAAACATGTTCATCCAGAAAATTTGATTAGTCTTTTCATCATAGAAAAGCTTACTCGTTTACTGTCAGTATATTTATGTAAGAGGGTACTAGCATAggccttcatttatttattagtccaataaagatttattgaacacccactatgtgccaggaactatttGAGGCACTgaggatatagcagtgaacaagatAGCCAATGTGCTGGGAAGCATTTTAATAAGGGACAATGTAGGCTTATGACATTTATGATGTTCTAATGAGAGAATCCACTGTAccacattttatacatttctccTTGCAACAAATGTCCATGTATTACAGTACTATATGTTACAGTAGATATCCCATGGATTCAATTCCCATTATGGCCAAACCTTCAAtttggagacagagtgtgagtggggaaggaacagagagaaagagagagagacagactccaaaacaggctccaaactctgagttatcagcacagagccccacccaaggcttgaacccatgaacctcaagatcatcacctgaactaaagttggatacttccctgactaagtcacccaggcaccccggataACAtgttaaactttaaaagaaatgtcatgTCCATAACAGACTGGaagttttgttcactgttttggGGTTAAAAACAAGTTTGATATTGTATAGGTCAAGAAGAGAATTTACACTCATTCTCAAATGTGTTATTAATGAATAAACATCCCAAATTATTCACCCATTTATTGTGTCTGTTCCATCAGAATTTGTTTACAGTGGAAAGTGTGAACTGCTTCTGTGTAGACTGGAAAAGTGGCTCCCAAACCGGTTATACACAGGCCTCGCAGAACACCCGGATTGTGGGGGCAGAATTGGCATATTTTGTTGAAGTTCTTCAGGTAACTACCTCCAAGTTATATAAAAGCCCAAACACATCGCTCTCTggattctcctttaaaaaaagaaaaagaagtgctgTAGGTATGATAATTGCACAAGACATTTCTCTACTGAAATTTGGCTTTACctgtggttgaaaaaaaaaatctccaatgtTGGTCACTCAATCAGTCAATCTAGATTTGGGCTTCATCAATATGCCTATTAAGGTCAATAAGCTAGTTCTCTTAGGGGATGTAACTCAAGCAACCAGGTAGGCTGTTTCTACTGAATCCCACcagcatttcttttaattttatcagtTATTAAAACAAATTGGCATAATACTGTCAATCTTAAGATTAAACTAtctcgtttttgtttttgtttttatgtttttaacagaAGCACAATGACAACAAGCTAATCTGATTTGGTAacgaaaaccttaaaaaatattaaactggaATGTACCTAagtaaatgcttttattattttttaaactgtatacTTGCTTCACCACCTCTAGGTAACAATTCCTCATACCCAGCGAGAATTTCCTCTACATAGTAAAACTACAAAAGAGAATCCTACTTCCGCAAGTTTAAATGTTAAACCATTGCCACATTCTAttctaactggaaaaaaaaaagtccatgaaaATCAGTTGCTTTGAAAGGGCAGCATGTCTTCTTAAAACTCAAGTTTTGAGAGGATCTTCTTCTGTGGCCATcttgaattttgaaatatttgaaaacattctgaggaagttttctttccaacAGTCAGCTTTCGGGTACTCACCTTCCGACGTCCACATCATCGGCCACAGCCTGGGCGCCCACGcagctggagaagcaggaaggaggaTGAACGGGACAATTGGACGAATCACAGGTGGGTCAAACAGTAAACGCTGAAAAATTGAACTAAACCTTGCCTATGTGGGGTCTGAAAGGATGGAAATTTGGCATTTTCTAAATTGAGCCACACGATCAGGAATCCGTTCTGAGGACTTGTGAAGTTTTTACTGATATTGATCTTTGTCTACAGAGTCCTGtcttcatgtttttgtttgtttttgagagagagagcgagcgcgcgcggaaaggggggaggggcaaagggagagctagaaagagaatcttaagcaggcttaaTCCCCAACATGGAGCCTAACTGGGGGCTCAATCTtaccattgtgagatcatgacctgagtcaaaatcaagagctggatacttaactaactgaattGCCCAAGGGCCGCATCtgtttaacatatatatatgtaaatattacatgTGCCTAAAATTTGAATTAAGAACAATGAGGAgtcttatttatatctgttttcctgttttcaggCATTCACAAAGGACAAGTGTCATGAATAGAATAAATAgcataaggggctcctgggtgactcagttgattgagtgtccaactctcagttccagctcaagtcatgatctcacatttcatgaatttgagccccacatgaggctctaaGCTGatggcctgaagcctgcttgggtttctttctccctctctctctctgcctctcccccacttgtgctgtctttgtttctctcaaaataggtaaataaacctaaaacacatttatagaataaacagcataaataacaaaataaagaattaataaaattaaatccaaagagCTCAAACATGTATAATTAATTATTCTGCTTTGATAGCAATTGATAATTAGCGTAATCCTCATCTACCACAAGCTAAGAGTTCAGGGGACAGGTGGTCAGGCCAGGCATGCTGCTAGTTAGATAAAAAATACGATTTCACAAATCTCAGACTGGTTGCTTCTGGCCAACAGGGCCACCTGTTGCATACTCAAGCCCTAAAACGACTTTGTAAGTTTGTAGGAAAGACTTTGTTATCCTAGATCTGAGAGATGACTGTTTCAGGGAGcaactgcttttcttttccatctttgagCTCTCTTTCCAACcttctgattctttaaaaaaagtttttttaatgtttatttatttttgagcgagagagacacagagcgtgagtgggaaatggtcagggagagagggagacacagaagcagaagcaggctccaggctctgagcaaacagtcagcagagagcccaacacaggacttgaacccacgaattgtgagatcatgacctgagccaagttggccacttatccaactgagccacccagacgcccctctgattctttttttaatactttggaCAAACTGGTCATGTTTGGATTGGTGGGGGCATCCAGAGGTCTATCATTAATTTGTTGGAGAGAACCTTCTTTCTCGTAGTCCATGGATGTTTACAGGAGTCTACATAGCCAGGCACTTTGTGAAGTTGTGGTCCTGGTGACCATGTGTACCAAAGTCCTTGCCCTTATAGGATTTCACTGTATAGTGgggtaggtgggggaggggagactctTTTAGTCTGAACAGCTTTTAGAAATCTCATGTCTCCCAGAGTCTAGCTCTTTCCCTGTAACTGCTGCTAGTGGTCGGAATTGTCCCAGTGACTAAGCATCCATAAGGAGAGCCAAATTCCATGGTTTGAGAAAAAATTTGCTGCAATTCAAATAGTAAATTAGACACAGAAAGTGTAAGAAAATGATAAGGTAGAGAAGAACTAGCTCCTCTCTTTCTACACAAAAGTCATGGTGCTCACCAATGCTTCCACTTTGGTAGGTAATTAACGAAGAAAGGCGAATGCTAACACTGATATTAACAAGACACGTCCTACCTACTTTAGGGTTGGATCCAGCTGAACCTTGCTTTGAAGGCACACCCGAATTAGTCCGACTGGACCCCAGCGATGCCCTATTTGTGGATGTTATTCACACAGATGCTGCCCCTGTAATCCCCAACATGGGTGAGCTCTTCAATTCATCCTCCATGAGTGTTTATTGCATCTATACATTAGAGTGTTTGAGTGTTTTGACTCTGTACATTATCATGAActttctcatgttttaaaattcctcAGGATTTGGAATGAGCCAAACCACAGGCCACCTAGATTTCTTTCcaaatggaggaaaagaaatgcCTGGATGTCAGAAGAACATTATCTCTCAGATCGTTGACATAGAGGGTATCTGGGAAGGTAAAAACCATAATGGACATGAAGAGACTTTCTTAGGGGAAcatttgtgtctcattttgctAAACTTGCTAAATATTTTGGTACAAGTCTCACATTTTCTATAAACAATGACTTTTAATGCAAAAATCTAGGCTTTTCACTGAGAAAAGTTGGGCATGAAGAGActctaggaaagaaaatataactaTAATCAACTTTCCAAGGATCTAATTCCGGAAATACATTACTAAATTGTACATATATCTATATGGACCAGTCTTTTCCTTCTAAagttattttcccatttcatttagCTATGGcattactattaaaattttaaatttttttaatgtttatttattattgagagacagaaagagacagagcatgagcatgggaggggcggagaggggggggagacacagaatccgaagcaggcttcaggctctgagctgtcatcacagagcctgacgcgggtctcaaactcaaaaaccacgagatcacgacccaagctgaagttggacacttaaccgactgagccatccaggggcccctaaaattttaaatagtgctTAACTTCTGATCACATCACAAGTCATAAATACACTTTGTCCATGATTTTGTTCTATGACCACCAGGAGTTCACACTAATTAGAAAAATCTACTCAACAACTGTATTCTAATCATGACattaacttggaaaaataaaatctgttgcTGATATGTAAATCATGTCTGATTTCCAAGGGACTCGTGACTTTGTGGCCTGCAATCACCTAAGAAGCTACAAGTATTACTCTGATAGCATCCTTAACCCTGATGGCTTTGCTGGATTTCCTTGTGCCTCTTACAGTGTTTTCTCTGCAGTAAGTACATTCCACTTTGTACCTAAAGAATTTTGTGACATTCACATCTCATGACTGGTATAGTTCATTGTACATGACATGCGTTCAGTGTATGTAACCATATGATTGCCacattatttatacttttaatcatacatattttaaatttttaattgaagtatcattgacatacatatttattgtaaTAGTGATGAGGCATCGGAGAACTTTAGAGAAATGGGTTTGTATACATCACTTCGGTATGTATCAGGTAAATGTTCAAACTTGTCGTAGAAataattgtaagaaaaaaaatgtagtatatGGACATCTGAGCTATGGCTCCTGGATGTAGATAATTATGAAAAACTTGTCTTAAATGCCGATCCTATAAAACTATATTATGGGCATGTGGATATTTCTGTGCAACTTTATAATTGCCAAGTTTTTGTTTAGTTGCTTgactttaagttttcttttttttagtgtttatttatttttgagagagagtgagacagtgcgagcagcagaggggcacagagagagagggagacacagaatctgaagcaggctccaggctctgagctgtcagcacaaaggccattgcgaggcttgaacccataaaccgtgagatcatgacctgagctaaagtcggacacttaaccgactgagccacccaggcgcccctgactttgAGTTTTCATCTTATTTGGTATTCACTAGATATCTGGGTTGGAATCCTTAAAGGTGatcttgaaaataatatttatatattatttaaaaaatttttcaacatttatttattcttgaaagacagagagagacagagaatgagtgggagaggggcagagagaggagaaaaacagaatctgatgcaggctgcatactctgagctgtcagcatagagcatgatacagggctcagactcatgaatcatgagatcatgacctgagccaaagttggatgcctaaccaactgagccacccaggtgcccattgcctgttattttttattgctcttcCTTTTCACTATAAATATGTAACCTatgtcatttaataaaattttaagtaacatgCCAGGTGAAGTCATAATTACAGAAGATGTGTAAtttagtgataaagaaaaaaggatcTGAAACCTGGTTTCACCATTAATGGTTGGATGATTTGGAAAAAATTCTTAACCTAAGGCGGTTTTTTCATtctaaatgtaataataatgggAGACTCCAAAGGTTTGGTGGGAGGATTTCATGAGATGATATGTTTTCATTGCTTAGCCCAGaatctaaaatataataattagtaTTCAACAAATTTTGGCTATAATGTGTGTCTGGGATCCATATTTTATTCACAGTCTAGCTTATGCGCACAAGAACACCAATCCCCTTCTTTtgtctaactttatttttatcttgttccC
The genomic region above belongs to Suricata suricatta isolate VVHF042 chromosome 2, meerkat_22Aug2017_6uvM2_HiC, whole genome shotgun sequence and contains:
- the PNLIP gene encoding pancreatic triacylglycerol lipase; protein product: MLLIWTLSVLLGAVVGREVCFPRLGCFSDDAPWAGIVERPLKILPWAPKDVNTRFLLYTNENPDNFQEIVADPSIIMGSNFKTDRKTRFIIHGFIDKGEENWLSKTCKNLFTVESVNCFCVDWKSGSQTGYTQASQNTRIVGAELAYFVEVLQSAFGYSPSDVHIIGHSLGAHAAGEAGRRMNGTIGRITGLDPAEPCFEGTPELVRLDPSDALFVDVIHTDAAPVIPNMGFGMSQTTGHLDFFPNGGKEMPGCQKNIISQIVDIEGIWEGTRDFVACNHLRSYKYYSDSILNPDGFAGFPCASYSVFSANKCFPCPSEGCPQMGHYADRFPGKTSKTGQIFYLNTGDASNFARWRYKVAVTLSGRKVTGHVLVSLFGNKGNSKQYEIFKGTLRPDSTHSNEFDSDVDVGDLQSVKFIWYNRVINPTLPRVGASKIMVERNDGKVFNFCSKETVREDILLTLTPC